Proteins from a single region of Trypanosoma brucei brucei TREU927 chromosome 7, complete sequence:
- a CDS encoding hypothetical protein, conserved (Part of an unresolved repeat region, may contain misassembly.), giving the protein MTRQSDVQKSMRTISDGAEKAVEVRKYDEKAVQQRMQKLYADVAKKKLAEKKRADELAQIPVSEEDVQLLVRECGWEAQVAQQKLRERNGSVVAVLRDVAGLPKAKASSGTS; this is encoded by the coding sequence ATGACTCGGCAATCCGATGTGCAAAAATCCATGAGGACAATTTCTGATGGAGCGGAAAAGGCAGTAGAAGTACGGAAATATGACGAGAAAGCGGTGCAGCAGCGGATGCAGAAACTTTATGCCGATGtggcgaaaaagaaattagctGAGAAGAAGCGAGCTGATGAGTTGGCGCAGATCCCGGTGTCGGAGGAGGATGTGCAACTTTTGGTGCGTGAATGCGGTTGGGAGGCGCAGGTGGCACAACAGAAACTCCGTGAGAGGAATGGAAGCGTTGTGGCGGTTCTTCGAGATGTTGCGGGACTCCCGAAGGCCAAAGCATCGAGTGGAACCTCCTGA